The nucleotide sequence TCGGGATCTCATCGCGGAAGTTGGCAATCTCGAGTCGGAAGAACAGGCACTGGTGATGGGCGATTCGCTGCCGAAGGGCCTGCGGATCCTCTAGACTGCACTGTAAACGACATTGTTGAGCACGGGTGTTTGAGTCGACGTACGAGGCTGGTGATGTTACGAGTGAAATTGTTTGCGCAGGCGAAGCAACTGGTGGGGAGTCCCCAGGTGGAACTCCCCTGGGCCGATGGTCAGTCGGTAACCGAACTGAAGCAGCAACTCGGCGAACAGTACCCTCAACTTCAATCGCTGCTCCCCCGCTTGCTGGTTGCGGTCAATAGTGAGTACGCCGGGAACGAACAGACGATTACGACACGGGACGAAGTCGCCTGTTTCCCGCCGGTCAGCGGCGGCTAAACTGGACTTCCACTCCGCCAATACGGAAACCCCCTGCCACTGACCTCTGGATCGAACAGCCCGACATGATCTCACTCACGCACGATCCCATCGATTATCACGCTTTGACGGAATCGGTCCGGTCGACTCAATCAGGGGCCGTCGTCCTGTTTCTCGGAACCGTCCGCGAAATGACCCACGGTCGTCGGACGCTCGCGCTCAACTATGAAGGCTATCCCGAAATGGCCGAAGTGAAGCTCGCGGAACTGGAAACGGCAGCCCGGGCGAGATGGCCCGTGGATCGCGTGGCGATCGTTCACCGTCTGGGACGGCTTGAGCTGGGGGATATCAGTGTGGCGGTTGCCGTCAGTTGTCCGCACCGGAAAGCGGCGTTCGAAGCGGGCCAGTTTCTGATCGATGAACTGAAAGTCTCCGTCCCGATCTGGAAGCAGGAAAACTGGAGCGACGGGACGACGGAATGGGTTCATCCCTCCGGCAAGCCCCAGGAGTCCTGACGGACAGGACGCCGACACAAGGGGCGGCCAGCTCTGCGGTTCGGGGACTTCTCAGGAATTTCTTTCTTCCTGACGTAAAGTGGCATCCCAAGCGGTAGACTGGATGTATCCAGATCTCACGGAACGACGCTTTCTCGGTTAGTACGCCAATGTTGCCAGAGCTCCCCTTAATCGATTCCTTTGGCCGGTTGCACAACAACCTGCGGATCAGCGTCACCGATCGATGCAACATTCGCTGCTTCTATTGCATGCCGGCCGAAGACGTGCAGTTCATGGAGAAATCCGAGCTGCTGACGTTCGAAGAAATCGAGCGATTCGTGCGGATCGCCGTTCCCCTGGGGATCGACAAACTTCGTTTGACAGGGGGCGAACCACTCGTCCGGCGCGAACTGAAAGAGCTGGTGTCCCGTCTGGCGGCGATCGACGGGATCAAGGATATTGGTCTCACGACCAATGGGATCCTGCTCGCCGATCAGGCCGAAGGCTTGTACCAGGCGGGGCTCCGCAGGATTAACGTCAGTCTGGATGCCCTGACGCCGGAAAAGTTTAAGAAGTTCACTCGCCGCGAAGGCTTTGAACGAGTCATCGAAGGGATTCAAGCGGCACAGCAGGCCGGTTTCCAGCCGGTCAAGATCAACGCCGTCTCGGTACGGGGCATGACCGAGGAAGAACTGGTTCCGTTCGGGCACTTCGCCCGCGAGATGGGTGTCGAAGTCCGGTTCATCGAATACATGCCGCTCGACGCCGACAACGCCTGGGAACGAGGTAAGGTCCTGTACGCCCACGAAATCGTCGAACGACTGTCGGCGGAAATCATGCCCCTGCGTTCCCTCGATCCCGACGCAGGAGATGGCCATGGTGGACCTGCGACCGATTTCGTGTTCGAAGATGGGATTGGCCGAATCGGGTTCATCTCGTCCGTGAGCCAGCCCTTCTGCATGAGCTGTAACCGCATCCGCATCACGGCCGACGGCAAACTGCGCAACTGCCTGTTCAGTCTGGATGAAACCGACGTCCGGAGCCTGCTGCGGAGCGGTGCGGCCGATCAGCAGATCGTCGACGCCATCCGGGCCAGCGTCGCCGCTAAGAAAGAGGGGCACGAAATCAACACCGCCCGCTTCATCCAGCCAGCTCGCCCGATGCACTCCATCGGCGGTTGAATCTCCCGGATCTCGCTGCGTTCGGGGAGATTCCATTTCACCACTGAGGAATTCGTTCGATCAAAAACACCGTGCGGTGAACCACAACAGAAAGAACCGTCATGAAGTTCGGAACGGGTTTCTCGATCGCCGGTCAATTCAGACGACGCACTGACCACAGACCACGAGCGGCAAGAGACCGCTCGCTCGCTCTGAACCGCTGGGCGACCCTCTACATCGTGGCCGCAGCGGTCTGGCTGTCGGCGGGACAGTTGAACGCTCAAGGCCCAGCAAGCACATCGCAAGCGAAGGCAGAACCGCTCGCTCCTCTGCAGCAGGAGTCCTCGCAAACGCCTGCCGACGATCCTCCCGTTCAGGCAGAAGCACCCGCAAGAGAAACCGATTGCAACGAAAAACCGCTGCCAGAGAAAGATCCATTTGATCGTGGTTTCGGCGAGGTCGAAGTACCGGGACGTGTGATTGATGCTCAGGGAAAACCCGTCGCGAAGGCACAGATTTTCTGGAAGAACTGGGGTGTTCGTGTGCCGGTGGCGAAAGCACTGTCTGATGCGAATGGCCACTTCGTGATCTCGACCTTCCGTCAGATTCGCGCTGTCGGGGGGAATCGCCGACTTGATCCGGACGAGATCAACAAGAACAGACTGCTGAAAACGTCCATCATCGGAACGGCTCCAGGGTATGGCTTCGGCACCGTGATCGACGGGGACGGGATCACCATCCAAGTCGTGCCCGACGATCCGATCGTGGGACGGGTTCTGAATGAAAGCGGACAACCGGTCCGAGGTGCGAAAGTGCGTGTCCGCGACGTTCTTTGGCCACGTCGAGACAATGATCCGATCGTCCAGTTGGAAAATCGTCAGGGAGACGGATCCGTCGTTCCTGTCCCTGCCGGTGAAGGTCTGGATCCCTGGCTTTCGGCCATTCGTCAAGCCGCGAACATGAACGATTATTTCGTCGCCCGCCAGTATCTGGTGGGACTGATCCAGGCGAATTTTCTCGGGAATCGCCCCGCTGTTTACGCTCCGCTCGTGCCCGCTGTCGTCACAGACGACCAAGGCAATTTCGAACTCCGGGGCGTCGGTCGGGAACGGGTCGCCGAGCTCTACGTCGATGGTGTGCCGGATCACGCGTCGGTATTGGTCCTGGTTGCCAATCGGTTGCTCGAATCGCCGATCGTGATCGCTGCGCAAAGCGAGTCTGTGAAGAAACTCATCTCGAATCCCGGTCGTGACCTGACCGTTTTTGGAAGAAAGCTCGAGCTGACGCTCCCGGCAGGACGGACGATCCAAGGGGTCGTGACAGACCGGGAAACGGGCCTTCCTTTGTCGGGACTACGCGTCGTCGGTCCGACGGTGACACGGATTGAGTATCCCGGCTACGACCGCTTTTTCACCACCACCGACCCTCAAGGACGCTACCGAATCGAGAGCTTTCCGCTGACGCAGCGAGCGTTCTTCAAAGTCGAAGCCGGTCCGGACAGGGACCTCGAACCGATCGATCCGGAAGAACTCCCCTACTTCAGTCGTGAGATCGCTTTGAACGTAGCCTCAGGCACCGGTGTCATTCAGGCGGATGTGCCGTTATCCCGGGGAATCTGGATCACTGGAAAGGTGGTCGATGATGTCTCTGGCGAGGGGCTGATGGACGCGACCGTCGAGTATCACGTCTTCAACGACAATCCTCATCTCAAAAGTGAGCTGGAACGGAATTCTCCTCCTGAATTCGAGACGGGGGTGCGCACGAAGGAGGATGGTTCATTTCGCTTGCGGGCCCTGCCGGGGCGGGGAATCGTCACCGCGAATGACTTTCGCTACCTGCAAGGGATCGGTGCTGATGCGATCAAAGGGTTAAAGAACGACGAATATCGTGAGTCCCTCTATCAACCGGGGGGATTCAGTCCCTACATCCGCAGTACGACAATTGCGGTCAATATCGACGATGAGACCGCGACGTACGAATGTGAGTTGCGGCTGGTCAAAGGGAAGAGCCGAGTTGTCACGGTCATCGATCCCTCGGGCGAGCCTCTGACGGATCTGGAAGCGAGCGGGTTGAATCATCAGGTCCAGAATCCGATCTCAAAAATCAAAGGCGACATGCTCGACATCACCAATCTCTATCCGGGTGAACGGCGAGAAGTCGTGGCTCGAAGTGTCTCCAGAAAGTTGATGGGGATGGCGACCGTGACGGACGAAGCAGACGGGCCTGTCACATTACAACTTCAACCCTGGGCCAGCGTGTCCGGTCGCCTGGTCGACGATGCCGGCGAACCCCGCTCAAGTGGATTACGCATTCAGCTCGACGACGGCAAACTGCCCATTCATACTCTCAATGGCCTGCAGTACGACAAGCAGGAATTTCTGATTGATGCGGAGGGAAAGTTTGAAATTATAGGCATGGTACCAGGTGCAGCGTACCGGCTGTCCGTAATCGAGGGAGGAGTTCTCTGGCTTGGGAACGCCACGAACATTTTTCGCTTGAAGCCCGGCGAAGTCCGACAACTGGGTGACGTAAAGGTGATGAAACGAGAATAACGAGTGGTTGAATCAACAGGGTAAATTGAGGGAGAGTTTTTCTTGTTTGAGCGAATCGCGCGAACGTTCGAAGGCACGACAGCCGTCGTGATCGGAGCGGGTGGAATCGGCGCTGAAATTGTGCGTCAGCTGGTCGGCAACGTCGCCAAATTGGTGGTCGCCGACCAGAACGATCAACTGCTGTCATCTCTTCTGTGTCAACACGGTGCGTCGAAGCTTTTTGTCCATAACCTCGATGTGGGCGACGCCTCTGCTGTGGCAACGTTCTTTGCCGAGTTAGACGCGACCGTGGGGTCGCCTGATCTCCTGTTCTATACAGCAGGGATCCTCAATATCGAATCGCTGGCTGAGTTGTCAGCAGAGAAGTGGCAGAAGACCGTGCAGGTAAACCTGAACGGTGCCTACTTCTGCGTGCAAGCCGCAGCGGATCGAATGCAGAAGCAGAAACGCGGAAGCATCATCGTGCTTGGTTCGATCGCCGGCACGAAAGCCAGATCCGGCTCCCGCGTGAATCCGGTGTATAATGCAACCAAGGCCGCGCTGGCGGCGTTCGTCAACGGGGCCGCGATGCAGTTCCGCCCACATGGAATCCGCATCAATTGTATCTCACCCGGCCCGACGGCCACCCCAATGATGAACTTGCAGCCAGCCCAGGTGCATGCAGCGGTCAGCGAGATGACTCTGGATGGCCGGATGAACGACCCCGCAGAAGTGGCGGAACTGGCCCTCTTCGTTGCCGGGCATGGACGATTCACGGGCGAAGAAATCTGTATGGGGGGCGGCGCGGGACTGGGAGGGTGACCCGCAGAAGTCATTGTATCAACAAGACTTCTGGTGTGCTGGTTCGGGGGATTCAGCCGCGTCGGACCGATTTGAGCGGAAATCGTCCGTCCCCCGAATTCTTTCCACATTGACGGGGACTGATGGCTGCCGATAGGGTTTTCGTTGGTCCCGCAATTTGAGATAGACAGGGTTTGTGAATGCTTCGAATCAATCAAGGTCAGTCCCGTCCCTTCTGCGACGGTGTCTCGCGACGACGATTTCTGGAGGTCGGCTCGCTGGGGGTGTTCGGATTGAGCCTGTCGTCGCTGCTGCGGAACGATGCCCGCGCTTCCGATGAGTCCAGCCGATTTCCACGAACTTCGAAGCGTTCTGTGATTCTCATCTGGCAGCATGGTGGTCCGTCACAACTCGACACATTCGATATGAAGCCACTGGCTCCTGCCGAAATTCGGGGTCCCTATCGCTCGATCGCCTCCTCGTTGCCAGGACTCGATGTCAGCGAGCTTTGCCCCGAACAGGCAAAGGTCATGGACAAGTGCTCTGTCATTCGCAGCTTCACTCACGGTGACGGCGATCACTGGGCAGCCGCCCACTGGATGTTGACCGGGCGAACTGGAGCCAACGGTTCGGACCGCGTTCCGCGTCAGCCCTCGATGTCGGCCGTCGCGTCGCACTTGCTGGGACCTCGACGTAGTGGCGTCTTGACGACCGTCAACATGAACGACGGGGGTTTTGGCTTTAACGGAGGGGCCTGGCTCGGCGTGGCGCACAATCCCTTCCGGTATGGTGAGTTCAGTTACGGGGACGAAGCGGGTCGCCTCCCCTCGGGCGATCATCGCAGTTTTGCTCTGGTGGATGGTTTGACCGCCGATGCACTCAACGATCGAATCGGACTGCAGAAGCAACTCGACAGCCTGAGGAGGAAATTCGACCAGAACAGCACCTTCCGCCAATTGGATCAAGTCGATCAGCAGGCCCTGGATATTCTGCTGTCGGGACGGACTCGCGAAGCCTTCGACGTGTCGAAAGAGGATGCGAAGACGCGCGAACGGTACGGCGACGGCTGGGGTGAGCAGGCGCTGGTCGCACGACGGTTAATTGAAGCCGGTTCGCGGTTCGTGACCCTGAACACCGGCTACTGGGATGACCATGGACAACTGAAGCACGGTTTAGACTACAAGATGCCGCGCCACGACCGGGCTGTTGGCGTCCTGATCCAGGACCTGGCCGAACGGGGAATGCTCGAAGATACGCTGGTCGTATCGGCAGGTGAGTTTGGCCGCACTCCTGTCATCAATCGGGACGCGGGGCGTGACCATTGGCCGCAGGCCCAAAGCATCCTGATCGCGGGGGGTGGCTACCGCCACGGACAGATCATCGGCAGTACCGACGCGAAAGCGGCGTACCCCACGTCGCGGCCGGTCGGCGTCGAAGACTTCTGCGCCATCATCTACAACGCGATCGGCCTGTCCGCGAACGACACGATCATCGACCACACCGGTCGCCCGATGCACCTGCTCCCCAGCGGAGAAGTTCCGAAAGAGCTGCTGTAAAGGACAGTCATCACTCAGGAAGCGGAAAGCCCGAAGAAGAGAAGGCCACCGTCTGCAGCGTGACTCTGCGACAAACCGTTGTTCGTCAGGACCATCATTTATCGACAGAAAGACTTTGTCACTGCAACGGGCGCCTGTGCGAGTTTCCCCAGGGTAGCACGGGTTGCCTGGTCTTCCGGGCTACCCGTGTGCGAAGCACAAGAGGTCTCCCCCGAAACTCACAATCGTCCCGCCAGACGGCAACTTACCCCCCGATCCGGAATTCTCCAGCTTGCATCCGGGTGATCGAACCCCGAGGAACTGGGTGGCCCTCGTCGGAGAAACACATTTCAGGAGGTCTGTCGATTGAAAACCGAGTCAGTGACCTGCGCCACCGCCAGTATTCCCTTGAATACAACGGCCCTCGCGCCAGTCCGCAATTCTTCAACACTCTGTCACTGAGCGCTGAAACGGTACCAGTTGAGACAAAGGGGCTATTGTTTTCTGATCATCAGATTTTCTGATCAGAAATTCACGAGTGCGACAACAATGGCTTATCAACTCAGTATGGACGAGTCATCATCGATTAAGACGTTTGCGTGAGAGCGGCTTGTCTGAGCGAGCGATTGCGCAGTCGCTTGGCGTATCGCGAAACTCTGTTCGGCGTCATTTGGCGTTGAAACGGCCAAACGAGACCAAAGCGCCCACGGGTCTGCAGAGGCCGTGGAAGGGCTCGGTTCGTCTGTTTCCCGGAGTCGTTGCGAGCGATTTCGCGACATCATTTTGTCGAAGCTGGAGCAAGGCCTGGATGCGCAGCAGATTTGCCTGAACCTCGTCCAAGAGCACGGATCTGATGAAAAGTACGGGTCTGTTCGTCGCTTCGTGAAGAGCCTGGGAATCTGGTATGCCGTGTCCCCGGGGGCGTTTTCCCAGGGGGGCAAGTACCGTCAACTGCCACCCGTTGACGCCGACGGAAATTTTGAGCCGCAGGGGAAGTTGTGCCTGATACAACCTCGTGCGGCTGACGCCGCCCCGGTCGCCGCGATGACGCGACAACCGGGGCTACCCTCCCAAGGGGCGATACCGTTGATTGAGGATCGTCGGACGAGGCTGGACAGACGTGGCATCGACACTTCCAACTTCGAATTCGCTCAAACGCAGAAGAGTTGAATGGAAAAAATAGGGGATGCCAGATATGCAGTGTCCGCGGGTGCGTTGACTTTAGGTAACGCGACTGCTCAGGCTTATCCAGCGCTAATCAATGGAGCGTGTCGCACCGGAACGCAGTCTCCAGCCGGTCGCGGCACTCACTGGTTCGCTCACGTCCCTTCTGACTCTGGCCACCCCACCACCGACCATGCCCGTGCAACTTGAGTTCACTTCAAGTAACGTTTTACGACGATGTGCTGGGGAAAACGACGTCACTTCCTTCTGAAACAGGTCGTATGAACAGATTTGTCGTGATGCTGACCGCAGCCGTTTGCCTTGTCGCGCGAGTCGCCGTGGCGGGGGTGGATTTGAGTCAGTCAACGGTCTCATCCGACTTGAAAATGGTTCCCGCCGGCACGGTGGTGACGGTGTATGTCGTTCTCAAGAACTCGGGCGACACCCCCTCCCATCAGACCGATGTGCGAGTGCGGTTTCCGCACAATGGATTTCTCGTCCGGATTGACGAGTTGCCCCAGTTGAAACGCGACGACAAAGAACGCGAGGTGACCGCCGTCGTCGAGATTCCCGCCAGGGGCGAGACTTCGTTTACGTTCGACCTGCTGGCCTCTCGCAAAGAGGCCCAGCACACGCTGTCAGCGGAGATCGAAGCGCGAAACTTTCTGGCGGATGCGCGGCTGGATACGGAGTTCTCGATCAAAATCAGCAGCGCCCCTTCGACGGCCGGAGTGGTCATCGGTGGGTTGAGGTTTCATCCGGCGGCGTTCTGGGTTCTGGGATGGATGGTCTGCGGCGGATTGTTCTTCGTCTGGTTGCGACTTCGCCTGCAGTGGCTCAGAGAACATCCACTGTCCAGCCGCTTGCCATCGCAGATCAGTCGCGTCCCGGCGCTGGGGCTGGTGGCTCTGATCATGCTTCCGCTGGCGTTTGCGATGGTGGGAACGGGACTCGCGTGGCGCGATCTGCAAACACTCACCACCTGGAAAGAGGCGGAAGCCACGATCCTCGGGCGACGTGAAGTCATCAGGACACAGACACGAAACCAGGCCGGACGGCGGCGACAGACAAGCACCACCCGCACGCCCGAATTCGCGCTGAAGTATCAGGCAGGCGACCGCGAAATGATCTCCACCGGCTTCGACACCGGTACCTCCCTGCACATCGGCGGCCAGGTGCTCGGGAAGCAGACGATCGACGAGTGGGTCCCAGGCAAAACCATTCCCTGCTGGTACGATCCCACCGACCCCGCCAACGTCATCGTCCGCCGCGGCTTCGGCGGAATCTATTTTTTCTTCCTGCTTCCACTCCCCCTTCTCGTATTCGGTCTGTGGCAACTCCGAAAAGTCAGTCAGGCCGTCAGCCAACTGGACGAACTCGAATGGGAATCGAGCGAGAACGCGACCTGAAGTGTGATCAAGATCCACTCACAGTCAGCACCTCACACTCGGCCAAGAAGGCAATTGTGAGGTGCTGACGATTTCACGGACAGTTCAACATCTTAAACTGGAAGCCCCAGAAAGGATTGTTGGATGTCTAAGAAAGTCGAAAAGAGAAACGCAAAACGAACACGCCGGAGCTTCACGGAGGAGTTCAAGAAAGAAGCGGTTGCCTTGCTGCTGGATGGACACTCTGCCAGTTCCGTTGCGGAGCGACTGGGCCTGTCGAGCCCCAATGTTCTCTACCGATGGAAGCAGGCGCAGCTTGAGGAGTCGGGCCCGATCGCAAGCACGCTGGAAGCGCGAGTCCACGAACTGTAAGTGGAGCTTCAGCGAGTGATTCGGGAGCGTGACATCCTAAAAAAAGCGTTGGCCATTTTCGGCCGCAACGAGTGAGGGACATCTACGCTGCCGTGCCGGGGATTGCACAATCAAGCAGCACTCAGATTCGTGTGGTGTGCGAGGTGTTGGGAGTCAGTCGGTCCGCGTATTACGCTTGGAGAGAGCGTACCCCCAGCGGGCGAGAATCTCGTGACACGCGACTTGCTCAACAAATCCAAGCCATCTTTTGGAACCATCGCCGCCGTTATGGCGCGCGTCGAATTGCGGAGGAGTTAGCCGATCAAGGAGAGATCTGCTCACCGCGAAAAGTGACTCAACTGCTGAGTTTACAGGGGCTGCGGGCCATTCAACCGAAGTCGTTCGCCCCCAAGACAACGCAGAGCCGACATCGTTTAGGGTACAGCCCGAATTTGTTACTTGAGGCTCCTGAGCCGAGTTCACTGAATGACCATTGGGTTGGTGACATCAGCTACGTCCCCCTGACGGACGGGCGTTTCTGCTATCTCGCTATTCTCATGGATCGCTATTCAAGGCGGATCGTCGGCTGGAATGTCGATCAGTCGATGACAGAAGAACTGGTGATCCCCGCTCTCCAGGCTGCAATCCGTGACCGTCAGCCCGCCCCGATGATGATTCACCATACCGACCGAGGAGGGCAGTACGCGGGAGGCCGGTATCGCGCGATCCTTCGTCGGGCAGACTCCCGACAAAGCATGAGCCGTGCTGACAACTGTTACGACAACGCCTTCATGGAATCTTGCTTCGGCACCCTCGAGACAGAACTCGAAATGACCGACTACAGACATCACCGCATCGCCCGGCGTGAGATCGGTGAGTACATCGCCTACTACAACCTCAACCGAAAACACTCCGCCCTCGGATACTTAACCCCGCATCAGTTCGAACTGCAGGAGTGATTTCTTGTGCGTTGAACTGTCCGTGAAATCGTCAGCACCTCAGTCGGTGATAGGATGTTGGCGAAACCATCAACTGCTTTCGTTGAGAATCTTCCAAGTACTCCATCACGTTGCTCCTTCGGCAGAAGGAGCCTGAAAAATTCCGCGAACAAAATCATTCTGATAGGCTAACGAATAAAGTACGGCTTCTCTGTTGTAACACTTGTCATAATGATCAACAGATAATTTGATTTGACTCTCAACAGAGATTCATACAGAATCCATGCAGCAAATAAGTGTTCTAGCGTTCCGGAGCTATGTCTAAGATTTGCTCGTCGGTGTTTCGCACACAGGAGTTTGACCATGATGCATAGAAGCAGTTTCAAAACCCTATTTTTGCAATAATTACTCTGGCAGGCAATTTGCATACCGATAAGGGAGAAAGGAGTCCCTTACATGCGAATTACCCTGTCCATGTGGCCCCAGCGACGGCGGCCGAATACGACAGGGTCCAGGACGGTCCCGAAGCCTTTTCTTGATGATGCCCAGTGGAATTCCATCAAAGATCTGTTTGCAAACCCTCTTCCATCCCCGCTGGGAGGCCGACCACGAGTCGAGCCTCGACCCTGTCTGGAGGGAATTTTGTGGGTCCTGAAGAGCGGAGGACGATGGCAAGATTTACCAGAGCGATACCCCTCTCCTGCAACATGCTGGCGAAGGCTCAAGGAGTGGACGGAGAGAGGAATCATGGTCAAAACGTGGGAACGTCTCCTGAAGTCCCTTGATCGACAGAAACAGCTGAACTGGTCGCAGGCAATGGGTGATGGCACCTTTTCGCCTGCAAAAAAGGGGGCGCCGAGGTTGGCAAGACCAAGAAAGGCAAAGGAACGAAACTCATGCTGATGACGGACGGTAACGGCGTCCCCATCTCGGGGTTCACCATTTCTGCACAGGTCGCCGAAGTCAACACGATCGAGACGCTGGTCGACATTCAAGTTGCTGGCCAGAAACCGGAGAGGCTGCTGTACGATAAGGCTGCCGATGCGGATTGGATTCGTGATACGCTCAAACTGCGAGGTATCGAGCAAATCACACCCCACCGAAAAGGCCGGAAGAAGCCGTCTCGACAAGACGGGCGAAGCCTGAGGCGATATGCGAGTCGCTGGAAAGTGGAACGCACGATCAGTTGGCTAGGCTATCAAAGAAGACTTCTTGTCCGGCATGAATACTACCCACATCTCTTCGAAGGTTTTTTCCACCTCGCCTGCCTAATGATATGCTTGAACCGGTTTTGAAACTGCTTCTAGTGTGATTCTGTCTCTGGCATTGATTGGGTTTTCCGCTTCGGCCGTGCTCGCCGAAGAGCTACCAAAAAACGCTGTCAAGGTCGGTGACACGAAGGACGCCAGCGACAGGAAGTACACCGTCGAGTTCGAGATCGCTGGCGGGAAGACGGCAAAGGTCGCGGCGGGCGAGTCGAAAGTGTTTGAGCTTCAAGATGTGACAAAGGAGTTCCACTGGTACAATGTGGCGGGCAACGAGCGGATCCGTGAGCGCGTCGCAAATGATGCGAATTTTAACTGGGTCAAGATCTCCCGTGCTGGTAACGGTGCGATCGAATGGACTTTCTACAGGGCGAAATGACCTGCCCGGGACCGAACCAGGCGATTCAACAGCCGAGGGGCAGGTTTGCTGGGGCTCTCAGCTCTCCGGGCCCCGTCGCTGCTGAGCTATGTCTGCATGTTGAAAGCGACTTAACGTGAGCATTGAAATTGTTCTCACTCCTGAAAACGCCTCACGTGCTGAACTCGTGGCCCATCTTTTCGAACTCGGTTATCAAACATGCCGCCATCTCTGGGACTGGCCCGCGGGCAGCCAAAACTTTCACTGGTTCCAAGAGGCGGAGCATTTGTCATTCGATGGCGTGGAGGCAACAGTTTACCGCGATCTCGACGAATCTATTTGGCTCCTGCACACACGGACTCGCAGCTCCGCGAGCAACGGTGATCGCCAGCACCAGAACCGGACCATCCGAAGCGCACGCAAGAAATTCGGCGGTTCGTTTTACAACGACTGGTCGGGGAGGAACCGGTACATCAAACTCGAGCTGGACTCACGCGACGCGGTCGCTCGCGGTATTTATTTGTCTTACGAGATGGTGTCCGAAAAGATCTCTTCTCTACGCATTGTGCTACCAGAGGCAGACGAACGACTTGAAAAGATGGTTGGAACACCTTTTGAGCCACTTGCTGATGTTGACCCAACGCGTGTTCTATACAACGCACTTTTCCCATTCGCTGTCGCCGCGATCGAGCACTTTTTCAGTCAAAGCTTCAAGATCATGCTTCGACATGATTCCGATGCACAGGTCAAACTACGATCGCAAAACAAGAAGATAGAGATTCCGGACGTGTACGCGATTCGCGATGGAGAGAAAACAATCGAGGATGTTGTCGCAGAGTGGTACAGTTTTCAGAATATCGGCAGCATTCATACTGCATTCAAAGAATGGTTCGGTATAGATTTTCAAGCACTTATCCGTCGTCGCAAGAAAATAGGTATCAAACTACCAATACTCGAACGTCGGTTGGCTGCGCTGATCGACTTTCGCCATGGCGTCGTCCACCGGTTCGCGCTTGATCACGGGCTTCGTAAGCAGGATATTGTCGATACTCTAAATCACCGTGCGCGAATATGCTCGGGTAAGTCGCCTATGAGAGCAATTGTTTGTGTTTGTCGTGGTTTCGTTTTCTCAGGTAGCGTCGAACGTTGGTCATGAGTGCGGGCATGGTCGGCCGGGTATGGTTCCGGGTGGCGTTGGCATGAAGATCCTGCCAGACACGCTCGATCTTATTGTCATCGGGACAGTAGGGAGGAAGAAAATGGAGTTGCAGTCGCTGACCTTGCTCTGTCGCCAGGCTGAGTCGCACCTGTTCCGTACTGTGAATCGAATAGTTATCCAGGATCACATGAATTCGCTTTGCACCCGGGTAACTTGTGACGAGTTTCCAAAGTAACAAGATGAAGAGCAGGCTGGTCTTTCTCTCTCCTTCCACCCAGGTGAGTTCACCCGTCCGTGAATCCAAGGCACCAGCCAAGTACCGCTTCACATTCTTTCCCGGAGTGGACACCTGTTTTTGTTGACCACGAACCATCCAGTCCAGCCCGATTTTCGGATTCAAGTGAA is from Schlesneria sp. DSM 10557 and encodes:
- a CDS encoding IS3 family transposase → MPGIAQSSSTQIRVVCEVLGVSRSAYYAWRERTPSGRESRDTRLAQQIQAIFWNHRRRYGARRIAEELADQGEICSPRKVTQLLSLQGLRAIQPKSFAPKTTQSRHRLGYSPNLLLEAPEPSSLNDHWVGDISYVPLTDGRFCYLAILMDRYSRRIVGWNVDQSMTEELVIPALQAAIRDRQPAPMMIHHTDRGGQYAGGRYRAILRRADSRQSMSRADNCYDNAFMESCFGTLETELEMTDYRHHRIARREIGEYIAYYNLNRKHSALGYLTPHQFELQE
- a CDS encoding transposase, giving the protein MWPQRRRPNTTGSRTVPKPFLDDAQWNSIKDLFANPLPSPLGGRPRVEPRPCLEGILWVLKSGGRWQDLPERYPSPATCWRRLKEWTERGIMVKTWERLLKSLDRQKQLNWSQAMGDGTFSPAKKGAPRLARPRKAKERNSC
- a CDS encoding transposase, producing the protein MLMTDGNGVPISGFTISAQVAEVNTIETLVDIQVAGQKPERLLYDKAADADWIRDTLKLRGIEQITPHRKGRKKPSRQDGRSLRRYASRWKVERTISWLGYQRRLLVRHEYYPHLFEGFFHLACLMICLNRF